A stretch of Candidatus Sphingomonas phytovorans DNA encodes these proteins:
- a CDS encoding division/cell wall cluster transcriptional repressor MraZ: protein MDELFIGSAICEMTSGGEILLPRSFHETARQRAMGGQLFVGLHEESRCLVVYDKAFAAQQQWDFDTRRAAFIGSNLDAHYTRLRRTFGFVEEIMLAPDGMMTLGPLMRERGNIGDSVLLVATGQRFEIWDLEFALSRGPSELMKLASLHLKIHIANEERHVPALSPVESRRRAASAAQPGLRVQQMPAVRPRHDPILGVVGDEMANRARGI from the coding sequence ATGGACGAGCTCTTCATCGGCAGCGCGATCTGCGAAATGACCAGCGGGGGCGAGATCCTTTTGCCGCGCAGCTTCCACGAGACCGCGCGGCAAAGGGCAATGGGGGGCCAGCTCTTCGTCGGCCTGCACGAGGAATCGCGGTGCCTGGTCGTCTATGACAAGGCCTTCGCCGCCCAGCAGCAATGGGATTTCGATACCCGCCGCGCGGCATTCATCGGGTCTAACCTCGACGCCCATTATACCCGGCTTCGCCGGACCTTCGGATTCGTCGAGGAGATCATGCTCGCGCCCGACGGCATGATGACGCTCGGGCCGCTGATGCGCGAACGCGGCAATATCGGCGATTCGGTACTCCTGGTGGCAACCGGACAGCGGTTCGAGATCTGGGACCTGGAATTCGCCCTCTCCCGCGGCCCGTCAGAATTGATGAAGCTCGCCTCCCTCCACCTCAAAATCCATATCGCCAACGAGGAACGCCATGTCCCTGCCTTGTCGCCTGTCGAGTCACGCCGCCGCGCCGCAAGTGCTGCGCAACCAGGGCTTCGCGTTCAGCAGATGCCGGCGGTGCGGCCGCGACATGATCCGATCCTTGGGGTCGTCGGAGACGAAATGGCGAACCGTGCCCGCGGGATTTAG